The following coding sequences lie in one Spinacia oleracea cultivar Varoflay chromosome 1, BTI_SOV_V1, whole genome shotgun sequence genomic window:
- the LOC110795184 gene encoding uncharacterized protein codes for MGAGRKTESVVLQNKPPPQQTINHHPWSARGLLKKDLAAVIFGCKYSTMNECHLKLLFGLPEAHFKYVHHVTPGMPLFLFNYSDRKLHGIYEAISPGQLNINQYAWTLDGEKHTPFPAQVRVKVRTQCRPLSEEQYKPILVNNYSSHEPNHFWFELDKIQTNKLISLFLASPISQSVAVPRITAKSGTLFKQPVAPIVHQEVCNLGNGKGKQRVAAAADQDVVEKQRNVATFHEGKSWSSLFKHLSDSTSKKKDEDSNSEGFSNMSEDEASPAMSEDVSVDETPPVMSEAIYVDEAPSLMFEAICAGEALDVSEKSHMTCVDEAHFPSEVSCFIPSEVDYFVEEISSHLQSSDHIGVIKLIQAIGEMKALQLDQTRKIQSLEQDLVETKKRVHELENFHRESGKYIPSHSTVETKKRIHELENFHQESGKFIPSHSTVHVEDSQFQSISQDSCHSMLLVGGFSGSSWLQNLDLYVPSKDVITSLEPMSSIRPYASVVKLKDALYVLGGGYGTSWYDTVDSYNLEYNKWMSCPLLTKKKGSMAGVSLDDKIYAIGGGNANDCFSEVEILDLNIGRWVRTRSMVQERFGPAAARLNGALYVTGGYDGHEYLGCMERFDPRAYSWTKLRSMNTRRGCHSVIVMNEKLYAIGGYDGAQMVPTVEVYEPRVDSWTMVESMNYARGYMGSVALGNTIYAICGMHDSEEILDTVECYSEGKGWQLANLNSIGQRCFLSAVAL; via the exons ATGGGTGCTGGTAGAAAGACAGAATCTGTCGTGTTGCAGAATAAGCCACCTCCGCAGCAGACAATTAATCATCATCCCTGGTCGGCTCGTGGTTTACTGAAGAAGGACCTGGCTGCTGTAATATTTGGATGCAAGTATTCCACTATGAATGAATGCCATTTAAAACTGTTATTTG GCTTACCCGAAGCACATTTTAAGTATGTGCACCATGTTACTCCAGGCATGCCTCTTTTCCTATTCAACTACAGTGATAGGAAACTTCATGGGATATATGAGGCAATATCTCCTGGACAACTGAATATTAATCAATATGCCTGGACCTTAGATGGCGAAAAACATACCCCTTTCCCCGCACAG GTTCGTGTGAAGGTTCGTACGCAGTGCCGCCCTCTAAGTGAAGAGCAGTACAAGCCTATTCTTGTTAATAATTACAGCAGCCATGAGCCGAACCATTTTTGGTTTGAGTTGGACAAAATTCAAACCAATAAGTTAATCTCTTTGTTCTTAGCTTCTCCAATTAGCCAAAGTGTTGCTGTCCCTCGCATTACAGCTAAGTCGGGTACTCTGTTTAAACAACCTGTTGCTCCAATTGTTCACCAAGAAGTTTGCAACTTGGGAAATGGTAAAGGTAAACAAAGAGTGGCAGCTGCAGCGGATCAAGATGTAGTGGAGAAGCAGCGAAATGTTGCTACTTTCCATGAAGGGAAATCGTGGAGCTCTTTGTTTAAACACCTGTCCGATTCTACTTCGAAAAAGAAAGATGAAGATTCCAATAGTGAGGGTTTTTCCAACATGTCAGAAGATGAAGCTTCTCCCGCTATGTCTGAAGATGTTAGCGTGGATGAAACTCCTCCTGTTATGTCCGAAGCCATTTATGTGGATGAAGCTCCTTCTCTTATGTTCGAAGCCATTTGTGCTGGTGAAGCTCTTGACGTGTCAGAAAAAAGTCATATGACCTGTGTTGATGAAGCACATTTTCCATCAGAAGTGAGTTGTTTTATTCCGTCAGAAGTTGATTATTTTGTTGAGGAAATCAGTTCACACTTGCAGTCAAGTGATCATATTGGTGTAATTAAG TTGATCCAGGCAATCGGGGAGATGAAAGCATTACAGTTGGATCAAACACGGAAAATCCAGAGCTTGGAGCAGGATTTG GTAGAAACCAAAAAAAGAGTTCATGAGTTGGAAAACTTTCATCGGGAATCGGGGAAGTACATACCCTCTCATTCAACTGTAGAAACCAAAAAAAGAATTCATGAGTTGGAAAACTTTCATCAGGAATCGGGGAAGTTCATACCCTCTCATTCAACTGTGCATGTTGAGGACTCGCAGTTCCAGAGTATTTCTCAAGATTCCTGTCACTCCATGCTTTTAGTGGGCGGATTTAGTGGCTCCTCCTGGCTACAGAACTTGGATTTGTACGTGCCTTCCAAGGATGTGATAACATCTCTTGAACCAATGAGTTCTATCCGGCCATATGCTTCGGTGGTGAAACTTAAGGATGCATTATATGTTTTAGGAGGAGGATATGGTACATCCTGGTATGACACAG TTGATTCCTACAACTTGGAATACAATAAATGGATGAGTTGCCCTTTGTTGACTAAGAAGAAAGGCAGTATGGCAGGGGTCTCTCTCGATGACAAAATCTATGCTATAGGCGGTGGAAATGCGAATGACTGTTTCTCAGAAGTAGAAATACTTGATCTGAATATTGGAAGATGGGTCCGCACCAGATCAATGGTGCAAGAG AGGTTTGGCCCAGCTGCAGCACGATTGAATGGGGCACTCTATGTTACTGGGGGATATGACGGTCATGAATACCTAGG GTGCATGGAAAGATTTGACCCTCGTGCATATTCATGGACTAAATTGAGGAGTATGAACACAAGAAGAGGATGCCACTCTGTGATTGTTATGAATGAAAAGTT GTATGCCATTGGTGGTTATGATGGAGCTCAAATGGTGCCGACTGTTGAAGTTTACGAGCCTCGTGTTGATTCATGGACAATGGTTGAGTCGATGAACTATGCCAGAGGATATATGGGTAGTGTGGCTCTCGGAAACACTATCTATGCGATATGTGGGATGCATGATAGCGAAGAGATCTTGGATACG GTGGAGTGTTATTCAGAAGGTAAAGGATGGCAACTAGCCAACCTGAATTCCATTGGGCAAAGATGTTTTCTCTCAGCTGTTGCGTTGTGA
- the LOC110795157 gene encoding uncharacterized protein: METAAFRLSAGSISHACSSLEKPSLASWPTVIRSHCQALTVGKLASSSRQARIVVSCAKTPETTVSSNSDVPVNNRSKGSIEKHALRATFPHAFEALLLEVCDETSVAEVQLKVGDFEMHLKRNVGAVNTPVPVAPPIPSEPMVQSAPAALSTSAPKPSLEKSSLFASASSAASSKLASLEASGADGFELVTSPTVGSFRRGRTVKGKKQPPNCKQGDVIKEGQVIGYIDQFGTELPVKSDVAGEVLKLLFEEGEAVGYGDPLIAVLPSFHGLR; this comes from the exons ATGGAGACTGCCGCCTTCCGTC TTTCTGCTGGCAGCATTTCACATGCATGTTCTTCACTTGAGAAGCCTAGTCTGGCTTCCTGGCCCACTGTCATTCGATCCCACTGCCAAGCCCTCACCGTTGGAAAGCTCGCGTCTTCCTCAAGGCAGGCAAGAATTGTAGTGTCATGTGCAAAGACACCTGAAACGACTGTGTCATCCAACTCCGATG TTCCAGTAAACAACAGATCAAAAGGCTCAATAGAGAAACATGCTCTGCGCGCCACTTTCCCACACGCATTTGAG GCATTGCTCTTGGAGGTTTGTGATGAAACAAGTGTTGCTGAAGTACAACTAAAG GTTGGAGATTTTGAGATGCATCTTAAGAGAAATGTTGGTGCCGTGAATACTCCGGTTCCAGTTGCACCACCTATTCCAAGTGAACCCATGGTTCAATCAGCTCCTGCTGCGCTTTCGACATCAGCTCCAAAACCCTCTCTTGAAAAAAGCAGTCTCTTTGCAAGTGCCTCCTCAGCAGCATCTTCAAAATTGGCTTCTTTAGAAGCCTCTGGAGCCGATGGATTCGAATTAGTAACATCACCAACA GTCGGCTCGTTCCGAAGAGGAAGAACTGTAAAGGGGAAAAAGCAACCTCCTAACTGTAAGCAG GGTGATGTTATCAAAGAGGGTCAAGTGATTGGCTATATTGATCAATTTGGAACCGAGCTTCCTGTCAAG TCGGATGTAGCCGGTGAAGTTCTGAAGCTGCTTTTTGAAGAAGGAG AAGCTGTGGGCTATGGTGACCCCTTAATTGCTGTTTTGCCGTCATTTCACGGCCTCAGATGA